One Thalassotalea hakodatensis DNA segment encodes these proteins:
- a CDS encoding TonB-dependent receptor — MINTHQFGRYIRCCFISLFIISSTTVMSKESLQQVEVIEVYAQKRAQKLQDVSVAVTVVSEDALQRQQIKDTSQLAKFTPNMKITNNAGEGTPPAFNIRGIGMIDYNTSTISPIAVYSDGIVSGSANNLATNIFDLEQVEVLRGPQGTLFGRNTTGGAILLRSKMPEQQFGGYINAGVAEYQTTSIDGAINLPFSDTTAARIAFDHDDYQFSTNNLMPEQPDGGLKQTNVRLIVRSQFDDLTATIKLHKERSTGKPKPIASNGIYRKDNSGQCKPSIVGSNDCVDAYDQLVGGDDFWDVRADTADRKHNTDSWGSALILDWQLTEHSQLTSITGVRKLTRFHSFDSDGARNLIEGTFDTNNNLYSQEVNLSITQQNYFWQTGIFYLKETIEQNNSFDLFRDFRSIPSLADVPATFFYDNSLENASTALYSQLDYTLTKDTTLITGIRFTKEETDYKAKADLNTVHGNVPKLWDLAGNISDNEFSGKLAINHALANDINLFASYTRGYKSGGYNAGYSTSPEQAMNSEYAPETLNAYEAGAKVQWLDHNARWHLAAFYYDYQDQQVFINIQDSAVPYHVLKNAGASEIYGLDSEFYYAPTNQLEFVLNIGYLPEASIGKFQQENLFVNDNRLPFSSKWNVSGYLLTEFQFFTNPLTMQLGFDYQSEFYFDQNENPYTKQNGYTVFNGSIHYAFHPDFSLTLWGKNLTKTEFAELRFDSIAALGAVTELKGEARQFGATLQYRF, encoded by the coding sequence ATGATCAATACGCATCAATTTGGTCGATATATACGCTGTTGTTTTATCTCTTTGTTTATCATTTCCTCGACGACGGTCATGAGTAAAGAAAGCCTACAACAAGTTGAAGTAATAGAAGTATATGCGCAAAAACGTGCGCAAAAACTACAAGATGTTTCGGTTGCGGTTACGGTAGTAAGTGAAGACGCTCTTCAACGACAACAGATCAAAGATACTTCGCAGCTTGCTAAATTCACTCCAAACATGAAAATCACCAACAATGCTGGCGAAGGTACACCGCCGGCATTTAACATTCGCGGCATCGGTATGATTGATTACAATACATCAACCATATCACCCATTGCGGTATATAGTGATGGTATTGTCAGCGGTAGTGCCAATAATTTAGCAACAAATATTTTTGATCTTGAGCAAGTCGAAGTTTTAAGGGGCCCTCAAGGCACGTTATTTGGCCGAAATACTACTGGCGGTGCTATTTTATTGCGTTCAAAGATGCCAGAGCAGCAATTTGGTGGGTATATAAATGCCGGCGTAGCTGAATATCAAACTACGTCTATTGATGGCGCGATTAATCTCCCTTTTAGCGATACAACGGCCGCTCGAATAGCCTTTGATCACGACGACTATCAATTTTCTACCAATAATTTAATGCCTGAACAGCCTGATGGCGGTTTAAAGCAAACTAATGTTAGGCTCATTGTTCGCTCTCAATTTGATGATTTAACTGCAACTATAAAACTGCATAAAGAAAGATCAACGGGTAAACCAAAGCCTATTGCAAGTAATGGTATTTATCGAAAAGATAACAGCGGTCAATGTAAACCAAGCATCGTTGGTAGTAATGACTGCGTTGATGCTTATGACCAGCTAGTGGGGGGTGATGATTTCTGGGATGTTCGCGCAGATACTGCCGATAGAAAACATAATACCGATAGCTGGGGTAGCGCCTTAATCCTTGATTGGCAACTAACGGAGCACAGCCAGTTAACGTCAATCACAGGAGTGAGAAAACTAACACGTTTTCATTCTTTTGATTCTGATGGAGCAAGAAACTTAATTGAGGGTACATTTGATACCAATAACAACTTGTATTCACAAGAAGTGAACTTGAGTATCACACAGCAAAATTATTTTTGGCAAACAGGTATTTTTTATTTAAAAGAAACCATTGAACAAAACAATAGCTTTGACTTATTTCGAGATTTTAGAAGCATACCTTCACTGGCTGATGTACCAGCAACCTTCTTCTATGACAACTCATTAGAAAATGCCTCGACTGCACTCTATAGTCAACTTGACTATACGTTAACAAAAGACACTACACTAATCACCGGTATTCGCTTTACGAAGGAAGAAACTGATTACAAGGCAAAGGCTGACCTTAATACTGTGCATGGTAATGTACCTAAATTATGGGATTTAGCAGGTAACATATCCGACAACGAGTTTTCAGGTAAACTGGCGATTAACCACGCACTCGCGAATGATATAAATCTATTCGCCAGCTATACCCGTGGTTATAAAAGCGGTGGCTACAATGCTGGTTACTCCACCTCTCCAGAGCAAGCGATGAATTCTGAATATGCACCTGAAACACTAAACGCTTATGAAGCTGGTGCAAAAGTGCAATGGTTAGATCATAATGCTCGTTGGCATTTAGCCGCATTCTATTATGACTATCAAGATCAGCAAGTATTCATTAATATTCAAGATAGCGCTGTCCCTTATCACGTGTTAAAAAACGCAGGGGCTTCAGAAATTTACGGTTTAGATAGCGAATTCTATTATGCACCCACTAACCAACTGGAATTTGTGTTAAATATTGGTTATTTACCTGAAGCATCGATAGGTAAATTTCAACAAGAAAATCTATTTGTTAACGATAACCGTCTACCATTCTCTTCGAAGTGGAATGTATCAGGTTATCTATTAACTGAGTTTCAATTTTTTACCAATCCACTAACCATGCAATTAGGTTTTGATTATCAATCTGAATTTTATTTTGATCAAAACGAGAACCCCTACACAAAACAGAACGGTTATACAGTATTTAATGGCAGTATACATTATGCCTTTCATCCTGATTTTTCATTGACGTTATGGGGAAAAAACCTGACCAAAACGGAATTTGCCGAGTTACGCTTTGACTCTATAGCGGCATTGGGTGCGGTGACTGAACTTAAAGGTGAAGCCAGACAGTTTGGGGCAACCTTGCAATATCGCTTTTAA
- a CDS encoding response regulator — protein MIALQGYEIQRHFFSISNAIKVYLAKDNKQQLVLIKQFIKDDRSRSTSQFFERAKLANKLNISQVIPPQQQQQDQQACYCVYPYQKNWLTLQQLCDETELSTEHKLTISTNLTRLVQRIHDKKIFLNGLSPYSILIDNTTFECFLIDLSFASSVAVLHKKSKRIMFDKQRLKTLAPESTGRINWPVQRFADLYSLGACLFKLFSGRFPFNIEDDMEMIHAHIAKSPPKACRIDKTVPKTVSSIIDKLLRKNPESRYRSAEGLLHDLQRCLLLWQEHQSISTFKLAQKDSNNQLHFSRTLFGREQELNILLNGYQTAKEQGQCQLSVISGYAGVGKSRLIKEIQQSIVTDENYFALGKFEQYQNSTAYFALVMALKDWVDQLLCESNESLAKWRITLESALAGNGQLLVDLIPELALIIGPQPVVPSMAPSEEKTRFNNVFIAFLKALGATSKTVVIFLDDVQWADHATIKLLEHIVEHPDLGHLYFIISYRDNEIVKEHPLNALLNSIDIAPSFHSHQQLQPLTVEAVKDFLKASLGGNNKMLSGLADTLIDKTQGNPFFIKEFIKSLVDKGFLYQHEHGEWQCSVEDIERISVTDNVVDLMANRIRRLNDQQQDVLHIAAYIGVNTHLPVLSYVLNCSQDDLTDAITVLVEEGFLYAFESSVENSQIDTLRFIHDKVQQAAYQLNRPLSKTNIHFRIAQYYLLHQPTTIFKYIEHLNAASSIFIERGDFLLLADGNLSAAKKGLESNASADAMYYLEQAEQYLPKDHWQSYYQQSVDITLAMAKACYLNLDFEQGNQRFDKAVSCIKGDIEFGYLARTQVLALIAQNEMLQAYELGVKTLEKLKVNLISAENIAENYIALDNKKRPDEIAALIDLPVMTEPRYLMAIEILNAIQTPAYLLNPIDYMRVAYASLSLCLHEGLSPGSNKVFVTHGLLLCGAFSQFTRGKAYADLASRCIEKYPSAHLYIEVEFAKHVSIEHWNAPLASSLKPLEDNFYRGIEVGNIEYAFHSALFYCKHLLFSGTPLPVVKSKYKVILPTVIEKKQTYHLTFIQLWHQFILNISEPTINPIALHGSAFDEHKELPILLETNNVTIQFSYHLVKMKLAFLFGDQAHAFSHFEQAEPLMNTALSLYNYTEFSFYAALVLIERLRCANADDSVLFDKVNHFHEQLSLWSENAAENHHHKVKLVAAELAALGEQNNAWHLYQQAIDLSSNSGFIEHQALSQELAGHYWRRQEKASMAKDYFQQAYQSYVDWGANTKAKTLADNYLTTNDNHIRQGTLPQQPNSLASNNELDFASVLKASETLSGEIDLHAFLHRMMVIIMENAGAQKGSLLLITEGMLNTEISVSMDGSTQENVQLPLSLINYVSRTLKPQIISADHPQFSHDIYFKHHHAKSILCAPIIVKGELKGVLYLEHLAVENVFSIDRINVLQMLANQTAISFDNATLYQQVVSYNRNLEQQIHERTKELAAEKIKAEQANQAKSDFLANMSHEIRTPMNAVIGLSQLALRTDLSSVQHDYLTKIQDSSRSLLGLINDILDFSKIEAQKLTLEQVSFSLHDILQRVVNVCTFKVHEKGLELVVDIAHDVPKTLVGDPLRLQQIIVNLANNAVKFTEQGIIHINVKHLHSDEITSQLAFAVHDTGIGMSAQQQETLFQSFSQADSSVTRKYGGTGLGLAISKQLTELMGGEIWLESTEGEGSTFYFTSTFERAEPDMIETVAIDKQYLSSLKVLVADDIDIARNVVLDALLQADIKATGVSDGKAALDAVLAADRDGEPFDLVFMDWKMPEMDGIAAATQIHQHTRGSLPHILMMSAYDKDEAKKLAEQHVFDKFLEKPVTASLLIDAVLETLSKESDRMTTVNEEEVTIDIPDLSRFHVLLVEDNMINQQVALEFLSDTKIKITCAENGVIALDLLAKQAFDIVLMDIQMPEMDGLTATSEIRNTLKIHDLPIIAMTAHAMEGDVEKSVIAGMNHHLTKPIEPQILYDTLCKYLLTNRLITETVAINDSEGEQQMTQEAIQLNTLKNHTLLKVEHALDKVQGKQTLYLQLVHDFWHKYQTLSDSLMSLYHDNASEELYRAAHSLKSTAQYIGAFDLSKSALSLESEVKQQGSYIELTLNEVTTQLDFLIAQLNRIYQHKEETSGEEQLDIAQAQILISSLKRLVSAADIMAEDVSKELLMLASHTTVYQDVKTFHQLIADFEFEQALSLIDDFEVSLTPQTGIEHD, from the coding sequence ATGATTGCGCTTCAAGGCTATGAAATACAACGCCACTTTTTTAGCATTTCAAACGCCATAAAAGTGTATTTAGCCAAAGATAATAAACAACAATTAGTGCTAATAAAGCAGTTTATCAAAGATGACAGAAGCCGTTCTACATCACAGTTTTTCGAGCGCGCGAAACTGGCAAATAAGCTCAATATATCGCAAGTAATACCCCCTCAACAGCAACAACAAGATCAACAAGCCTGTTATTGCGTATACCCATATCAAAAAAATTGGCTAACATTACAACAATTATGTGATGAGACAGAGCTCAGTACTGAACATAAACTAACTATATCGACAAATCTTACCCGGTTAGTTCAACGCATTCATGATAAAAAAATATTTCTCAACGGTTTATCTCCCTATAGTATTCTCATTGATAACACTACTTTTGAATGCTTTCTTATTGATTTAAGTTTCGCTAGTTCAGTTGCGGTTTTACATAAAAAATCTAAACGCATCATGTTTGATAAACAGCGTTTAAAAACACTAGCACCAGAGTCTACAGGAAGAATTAATTGGCCGGTTCAGCGCTTTGCCGATTTATATTCTTTAGGCGCGTGTTTGTTTAAACTTTTTAGTGGTCGATTTCCTTTTAATATTGAAGACGACATGGAAATGATCCATGCACATATTGCCAAATCGCCCCCTAAAGCTTGCCGAATAGATAAAACGGTGCCAAAAACGGTATCGTCGATTATCGATAAATTGCTACGTAAAAACCCTGAATCGCGGTACCGCTCAGCAGAAGGACTGCTACATGACTTGCAACGTTGTTTATTACTATGGCAAGAACATCAGAGCATTTCTACTTTCAAACTGGCCCAAAAAGATAGTAACAATCAGTTGCACTTTTCTCGTACGTTGTTTGGTCGAGAGCAAGAATTAAACATTCTATTAAACGGCTATCAAACCGCTAAAGAACAAGGCCAGTGTCAATTAAGTGTGATTAGCGGTTATGCTGGCGTAGGTAAATCTCGATTAATTAAAGAAATACAACAAAGCATCGTGACTGATGAAAATTACTTCGCTTTAGGAAAGTTTGAACAATATCAAAATAGCACAGCATATTTTGCCCTTGTAATGGCCTTAAAAGATTGGGTAGATCAATTATTATGCGAAAGTAATGAGTCACTTGCCAAATGGCGTATTACGTTAGAAAGTGCGTTAGCGGGTAACGGGCAATTATTGGTAGATTTGATCCCTGAATTAGCCTTGATTATTGGTCCTCAGCCGGTGGTGCCATCAATGGCACCCAGTGAAGAAAAAACACGCTTTAATAATGTGTTTATTGCTTTCTTAAAAGCCTTAGGCGCGACCAGTAAAACGGTCGTAATTTTTCTTGATGATGTGCAGTGGGCAGATCACGCAACCATAAAACTATTAGAACATATTGTAGAGCACCCTGATCTTGGCCACTTATATTTTATTATTTCATATAGGGACAATGAAATTGTTAAAGAGCATCCATTAAACGCGCTACTTAATTCCATTGATATTGCACCATCATTTCATAGTCATCAACAATTGCAGCCGTTGACTGTAGAGGCGGTAAAAGATTTTTTAAAAGCATCACTTGGTGGTAATAACAAAATGTTGAGTGGTTTAGCAGATACCTTGATAGATAAAACACAAGGTAACCCATTTTTTATTAAAGAATTCATTAAGTCGCTGGTAGATAAAGGTTTTTTATATCAACATGAACATGGTGAATGGCAATGTAGTGTAGAAGACATCGAACGTATTAGTGTAACAGATAACGTTGTCGACTTAATGGCTAACCGTATTCGCCGTTTAAATGACCAACAACAAGACGTGTTACATATCGCCGCTTATATAGGTGTGAATACTCACTTGCCTGTATTGAGTTATGTGCTTAATTGCAGTCAAGACGATTTAACTGATGCCATTACCGTCTTGGTTGAAGAAGGGTTTTTGTATGCCTTTGAAAGTAGTGTAGAAAACTCACAAATAGATACACTGCGCTTTATTCACGATAAAGTGCAGCAGGCGGCCTATCAGCTTAATCGGCCACTCAGTAAAACCAATATTCATTTTCGCATCGCACAGTACTACTTGCTGCACCAACCGACGACTATTTTTAAATATATTGAACATTTGAATGCAGCGTCGAGCATATTTATTGAGCGCGGTGATTTTTTGTTGTTGGCAGACGGTAACTTATCTGCAGCTAAAAAAGGCTTAGAAAGCAATGCCAGTGCAGATGCAATGTATTATCTTGAGCAAGCAGAGCAGTATCTACCTAAAGATCATTGGCAAAGTTATTATCAACAAAGTGTAGATATTACTCTTGCAATGGCAAAAGCCTGTTATCTAAATTTAGACTTTGAACAAGGCAACCAGCGTTTCGATAAAGCAGTATCTTGTATCAAAGGTGATATCGAATTTGGCTATTTAGCGCGAACTCAAGTATTAGCATTAATAGCACAAAACGAGATGCTTCAAGCGTATGAGCTTGGTGTAAAAACACTTGAAAAATTAAAGGTAAACCTTATCAGTGCAGAAAACATAGCAGAAAACTATATCGCACTTGATAACAAAAAAAGGCCTGATGAAATCGCCGCGTTAATTGACTTACCGGTAATGACCGAACCTCGATACTTAATGGCAATAGAAATATTAAACGCCATTCAAACGCCGGCATATTTACTTAATCCTATCGATTATATGCGAGTCGCGTATGCCAGCTTGTCATTATGTTTACACGAAGGTTTAAGCCCTGGCAGCAATAAAGTATTTGTCACGCACGGTTTGTTACTCTGTGGTGCGTTTTCACAATTCACACGAGGAAAAGCATATGCTGATTTAGCATCTCGATGCATTGAAAAATACCCATCTGCGCATCTGTATATTGAAGTTGAATTTGCTAAGCATGTGTCGATAGAGCATTGGAATGCTCCGCTAGCGTCCTCTTTAAAGCCACTTGAAGATAACTTTTACCGAGGTATTGAAGTGGGAAACATTGAATATGCTTTCCACTCTGCATTATTTTATTGTAAGCATTTACTGTTCTCGGGAACGCCACTACCCGTGGTTAAATCGAAATATAAGGTGATTTTACCAACCGTAATAGAAAAAAAACAAACGTATCATTTAACCTTTATTCAATTATGGCACCAATTTATCCTGAATATCAGTGAACCAACGATAAATCCAATAGCGCTTCATGGTTCCGCTTTCGACGAGCATAAAGAGTTGCCCATATTGCTTGAAACCAACAACGTAACCATTCAATTTAGTTACCATTTGGTGAAAATGAAGTTAGCGTTTTTATTTGGTGATCAAGCGCACGCTTTTTCACACTTTGAACAAGCCGAGCCGTTAATGAATACGGCATTATCTTTATATAATTATACTGAGTTTTCGTTTTACGCAGCATTAGTGTTAATCGAACGATTAAGGTGTGCAAATGCAGACGATTCGGTGTTGTTTGATAAGGTTAATCACTTCCATGAACAACTGAGTTTGTGGTCAGAAAACGCCGCTGAAAATCACCACCATAAAGTGAAACTTGTCGCAGCAGAACTCGCAGCACTCGGCGAGCAAAACAATGCATGGCATTTATATCAACAAGCGATTGATTTGTCTTCTAATAGCGGTTTTATTGAGCATCAAGCATTGTCGCAAGAGCTTGCTGGCCATTATTGGCGCCGCCAAGAAAAAGCATCTATGGCGAAAGACTATTTTCAACAAGCTTATCAAAGCTATGTAGACTGGGGAGCCAATACTAAAGCGAAGACGTTAGCGGATAACTATTTAACCACCAATGATAATCATATCCGTCAAGGTACTTTACCGCAGCAGCCAAACAGCCTTGCGTCAAACAATGAATTAGATTTCGCTTCGGTATTAAAAGCTTCAGAAACGTTAAGTGGTGAAATAGATTTACATGCTTTTTTACATCGCATGATGGTGATTATTATGGAAAATGCCGGCGCTCAAAAAGGCAGTTTACTGTTGATCACTGAAGGCATGCTTAATACCGAAATTTCGGTGTCTATGGATGGTAGTACACAAGAAAATGTTCAGTTGCCGCTAAGCTTAATTAACTATGTATCTCGTACCTTAAAGCCGCAAATTATTTCTGCTGATCATCCTCAATTTTCTCATGATATTTATTTTAAACACCATCATGCAAAATCGATTTTATGTGCTCCCATCATCGTTAAAGGCGAGCTTAAAGGTGTCTTGTATTTAGAGCATCTAGCGGTTGAAAATGTATTTAGTATAGATCGCATAAACGTGCTGCAAATGTTAGCTAATCAAACGGCAATTTCTTTTGATAATGCAACGTTGTATCAACAGGTTGTGTCATACAATCGGAACTTAGAACAACAAATTCATGAACGAACAAAAGAACTTGCAGCGGAAAAAATAAAGGCGGAACAAGCGAACCAAGCAAAATCAGACTTCTTGGCAAACATGAGTCATGAAATAAGAACACCGATGAATGCGGTTATCGGGTTAAGTCAGTTAGCACTACGTACCGACCTGAGCTCCGTGCAACATGACTACTTAACTAAAATTCAAGATTCTTCTCGTTCACTACTCGGCTTAATTAACGATATTTTAGATTTTTCTAAAATAGAAGCGCAGAAACTTACCTTAGAGCAGGTGTCTTTTTCATTACACGACATTCTGCAAAGAGTCGTCAACGTATGTACATTTAAAGTACATGAAAAAGGGTTAGAGCTAGTTGTTGATATTGCCCATGATGTGCCTAAAACGTTGGTCGGTGATCCATTACGGTTACAGCAAATCATTGTAAATTTGGCTAATAATGCGGTTAAGTTTACTGAACAAGGAATAATCCATATTAATGTTAAGCACCTACACAGTGATGAGATAACTAGCCAGTTAGCTTTTGCTGTGCATGATACAGGTATTGGCATGTCAGCACAGCAGCAAGAAACGCTGTTTCAATCGTTTTCACAAGCTGATAGCTCTGTAACCCGAAAATATGGTGGAACAGGGTTAGGGTTAGCGATTAGTAAACAATTAACCGAGCTTATGGGAGGAGAAATTTGGCTTGAAAGCACTGAAGGCGAAGGTTCTACCTTTTATTTCACCTCAACCTTTGAGCGTGCTGAACCAGATATGATAGAAACCGTAGCGATTGATAAACAATATTTGTCATCGTTAAAGGTGCTTGTGGCTGACGATATTGACATAGCGCGCAATGTCGTACTAGACGCTTTACTACAAGCTGATATTAAAGCAACAGGTGTATCTGATGGAAAAGCAGCATTAGATGCAGTACTCGCAGCCGACCGTGATGGTGAACCATTTGATTTAGTTTTCATGGATTGGAAAATGCCTGAAATGGATGGTATTGCCGCAGCAACACAAATTCATCAACATACCCGTGGGTCATTACCTCATATTTTAATGATGTCAGCGTATGATAAAGACGAGGCGAAAAAGCTCGCGGAGCAACACGTTTTCGATAAGTTTCTTGAAAAGCCTGTGACCGCCTCGTTACTCATTGATGCTGTGCTAGAAACCTTAAGTAAAGAAAGCGATCGCATGACAACGGTCAATGAAGAAGAAGTGACTATTGATATTCCTGATTTAAGCCGTTTTCATGTGTTATTAGTTGAAGATAATATGATAAATCAACAGGTCGCTTTAGAGTTTTTATCGGATACGAAAATAAAAATCACCTGTGCAGAGAACGGCGTTATCGCGCTTGATTTACTTGCAAAACAAGCATTTGATATTGTGCTAATGGATATTCAGATGCCAGAAATGGATGGCTTAACAGCAACATCTGAAATAAGAAATACGCTGAAAATTCATGATTTACCCATAATAGCGATGACAGCACATGCAATGGAAGGCGATGTAGAAAAAAGCGTCATTGCTGGGATGAACCATCATCTGACTAAGCCCATTGAACCACAAATACTCTACGATACTCTATGTAAGTACTTGCTAACTAATAGGTTGATTACTGAAACTGTTGCGATTAATGATAGTGAGGGTGAGCAACAAATGACGCAAGAAGCAATACAATTAAACACGTTAAAAAATCATACTTTGTTAAAGGTTGAGCATGCTTTAGATAAGGTACAAGGAAAACAAACGTTGTACTTACAATTAGTGCATGATTTTTGGCATAAGTACCAAACATTATCTGATAGCTTAATGTCACTCTATCATGATAATGCTAGTGAAGAACTCTATCGTGCTGCGCATTCGCTCAAATCAACTGCGCAATATATTGGTGCTTTTGATTTATCAAAGTCTGCATTATCACTCGAAAGCGAAGTGAAACAGCAAGGCAGCTATATTGAATTAACCTTAAACGAAGTCACCACTCAATTAGACTTTCTTATTGCTCAATTAAATAGAATATACCAACATAAAGAAGAAACATCAGGTGAAGAGCAACTCGATATTGCTCAAGCTCAAATACTCATCTCTTCTTTAAAGCGTTTAGTAAGTGCTGCTGATATAATGGCTGAAGATGTTTCGAAAGAGTTGCTGATGCTGGCAAGCCATACAACGGTGTATCAAGACGTAAAAACGTTTCATCAGTTAATTGCTGATTTTGAGTTTGAGCAAGCTTTATCATTAATAGACGACTTTGAAGTTTCGCTGACCCCTCAGACAGGTATTGAACATGACTGA
- a CDS encoding GGDEF domain-containing response regulator — protein MTDQYLDTNRRATDKQFTLLCIDDESANLKILASIFKDTYKVVVCKQPTQALAIALDVLPDLILLDVVMPDINGFELYEQFKEQPEVKHIPIIFITGLQSAEDEEKGLVLGACDYIQKPFNYGIVRVRVNTHMEIIRQRKLLESFAHIDSLTELPNRRKWQEDSANQWEFAKANNKRLVLGIIDIDFFKKYNDSYGHQQGDIVLRKVANAIRRVLFEHDGAIYRCGGEEFYFYFPSEKRINIEEILAQCLEAVSGLEIQHQSSLASSILTASLGAVEVQPNDEHSVDSMLAIADEKLYRVKNTTRNAVHFSQIP, from the coding sequence ATGACTGACCAGTATCTTGATACAAATCGGCGTGCAACGGATAAGCAATTTACCCTACTTTGTATTGACGATGAAAGTGCTAACTTAAAAATATTAGCGTCTATTTTCAAAGATACTTATAAAGTCGTGGTGTGCAAACAACCAACTCAGGCATTAGCCATCGCGTTAGATGTGCTACCCGATTTAATATTACTTGATGTGGTCATGCCAGATATTAATGGCTTTGAATTATACGAGCAATTCAAGGAACAGCCTGAAGTTAAACATATCCCTATTATTTTTATTACGGGCTTACAAAGTGCAGAAGATGAAGAAAAAGGCTTAGTGCTTGGCGCGTGTGATTACATTCAAAAGCCTTTTAATTACGGGATTGTTCGGGTGCGTGTTAACACGCATATGGAAATTATTCGCCAGCGCAAGTTATTAGAGTCCTTCGCGCATATTGATAGTTTAACTGAACTGCCCAATCGACGGAAATGGCAAGAGGATAGTGCTAATCAGTGGGAATTTGCTAAGGCGAACAACAAACGATTGGTATTAGGGATAATTGATATAGATTTTTTCAAAAAATATAATGACTCCTACGGGCACCAACAAGGTGATATTGTGTTGAGAAAAGTTGCCAATGCTATTCGGCGAGTGCTGTTTGAACATGACGGTGCGATTTATCGTTGTGGCGGCGAAGAATTTTATTTTTATTTTCCTTCTGAAAAGCGCATTAATATTGAAGAAATATTGGCCCAATGCTTAGAAGCTGTTAGCGGCTTAGAAATTCAACATCAATCCTCTTTAGCATCATCAATATTAACCGCCAGTTTAGGTGCCGTGGAAGTACAGCCTAATGATGAGCATTCAGTTGATAGCATGCTTGCAATTGCCGATGAAAAACTTTATCGAGTTAAAAATACCACGCGAAATGCGGTACACTTTTCGCAAATACCATAG
- the gmk gene encoding guanylate kinase, whose amino-acid sequence MAAKGNLFILSAPSGAGKSSLISALLKQESTRPMQVSVSHTTRAPRPGEVDGQHYHFVSVEAFKHQIAQKHFYEWAEVFGNYYGTSALAIDDQLAKGIDVFLDIDWQGAQQVRMKKPDVTTIFISPPSKKELENRLRGRGQDSEAVIADRMAQAQSECSHYQEFDYIIVNDDFTQALQDLTTIVTNQRLKRSQQIENYKLLFTQLLAND is encoded by the coding sequence ATGGCTGCCAAAGGAAATTTATTCATCCTATCTGCGCCAAGTGGTGCTGGAAAATCTAGCTTGATTTCCGCATTGCTAAAGCAAGAAAGTACACGTCCAATGCAAGTATCTGTGTCTCATACCACAAGAGCTCCTCGCCCGGGTGAAGTTGACGGTCAGCATTATCACTTTGTTTCTGTTGAAGCATTTAAACATCAAATTGCACAAAAGCATTTTTATGAATGGGCAGAAGTATTTGGTAACTATTATGGCACATCGGCGCTCGCTATTGACGATCAATTAGCGAAAGGAATCGATGTGTTTTTAGATATTGATTGGCAGGGCGCACAGCAAGTACGGATGAAAAAACCCGATGTTACCACTATTTTTATAAGCCCACCGTCAAAAAAAGAGTTAGAAAATCGATTACGTGGTAGAGGGCAAGATAGCGAAGCCGTAATTGCTGATCGCATGGCACAAGCACAATCAGAATGTTCGCATTATCAAGAGTTTGACTATATTATTGTCAACGATGACTTTACGCAGGCATTACAAGATTTAACCACGATTGTCACCAATCAACGCTTAAAACGTAGCCAACAAATCGAAAATTATAAACTTTTATTCACACAGCTATTGGCTAACGATTAA
- the rpoZ gene encoding DNA-directed RNA polymerase subunit omega: protein MARVTVEDAVEQVGNRFDLVLIATRRARQIATGGKEPLVELENDKPTVLALREIEQGLITTDVMDQHDRHEAVQQESVELAAVAAIVGGQNQQ from the coding sequence ATGGCTCGCGTAACCGTAGAAGATGCCGTAGAACAAGTTGGTAACCGTTTTGACCTAGTACTTATTGCGACACGTCGTGCTCGTCAAATTGCTACTGGGGGTAAAGAACCTTTGGTTGAATTAGAAAATGACAAGCCAACCGTTTTAGCATTACGTGAAATTGAACAAGGCTTGATCACAACAGATGTGATGGATCAACATGATCGTCATGAAGCTGTGCAACAGGAATCTGTTGAGTTAGCAGCAGTAGCAGCAATTGTTGGTGGCCAAAACCAACAATAA